One window from the genome of Halonatronomonas betaini encodes:
- a CDS encoding winged helix-turn-helix transcriptional regulator, with the protein MQEQEYTILEALKELDSPSQRQLAEETDLSLGKVNAIIKRLVSRGLLQVERLNTRHFKYILTPGGLKELTTRSLNYIKKSYQAVQQLSKVIRAHALKAREAGWQLYLYGPDDEIGELAQNILSEEGIDYTRPAEIAEITGGEYATVLYWLPDDHIQLLEQFGDFETVNLVNVLRLE; encoded by the coding sequence ATGCAGGAACAGGAATACACAATTTTAGAGGCCTTAAAGGAGCTTGACAGCCCCAGTCAGAGGCAGTTAGCCGAGGAGACAGATCTCTCTCTAGGCAAGGTAAATGCCATAATTAAGAGGCTGGTCAGCAGAGGGCTCTTACAGGTCGAGCGGCTCAATACCCGCCATTTTAAGTATATTCTGACCCCAGGTGGGCTAAAGGAGCTGACAACCAGGTCCTTAAATTACATAAAGAAATCCTATCAGGCAGTCCAGCAGCTCTCAAAGGTGATCAGAGCCCATGCTCTCAAAGCCAGGGAAGCCGGCTGGCAGCTCTACCTCTATGGCCCTGACGATGAGATCGGCGAGCTGGCCCAGAATATCCTCAGTGAAGAGGGGATTGATTACACCAGGCCGGCAGAGATCGCTGAGATAACAGGCGGTGAATATGCAACTGTGCTTTACTGGCTGCCAGATGATCATATTCAATTGCTTGAGCAGTTTGGTGATTTTGAGACTGTTAATTTAGTTAATGTTTTGAGATTAGAATAA
- a CDS encoding replicative DNA helicase → METNMKMVERTVIGICLNDRKNEKGLISELMVEMKSEHFTDPASIRIFNYIEDNFAKGKPIAITRMLSEIEIPESYFDLGFLQVEEFDGLLDKLKDEYARRQLNTASSQLARLAAENMSADQYRSKAIETVFACTDNTYGSKEIYSFSQALGLVQADLTKTAEGEPQGIKTGFYSFDKTFGRLSPGYLVLLGGQTSMGKSALALNISYNAIASGKRVMYLSLEMTAKDISQRLLSRQGKIKGSVFHSDKVSEATLKKVEESIDQIGDYPLYISDKRGLTVAEIKAQAIRAKSRYGLDMLVIDYLQNIDHVERGNIAISVGETVKALRDFAGDLEIPILLLSQVNRQVDGRPEMSHLRNSGVSEESADIVMFIYRSDYKEETRLQHSREVQEAELIIAKGRTRGVGYIPLYWYPNYQLFRDKHEVDAEEKYRQSIS, encoded by the coding sequence ATGGAAACTAATATGAAAATGGTAGAAAGAACAGTCATCGGAATCTGCTTAAACGACAGAAAGAACGAAAAAGGCCTGATCTCAGAGCTGATGGTCGAAATGAAATCAGAACACTTCACCGACCCGGCCTCAATCAGGATCTTCAACTATATAGAGGATAACTTCGCAAAGGGCAAGCCAATAGCCATAACCAGAATGCTCTCAGAGATCGAGATCCCTGAAAGCTATTTCGACTTAGGCTTCCTCCAGGTCGAGGAATTCGATGGGCTCCTGGACAAGCTAAAAGATGAATATGCCAGGCGCCAGCTTAACACCGCTTCCAGCCAGCTGGCCCGGCTGGCAGCAGAAAATATGTCAGCCGATCAGTACCGGTCGAAGGCAATCGAGACCGTTTTTGCCTGCACCGATAACACCTATGGCAGCAAGGAGATCTACAGCTTTTCCCAGGCCTTAGGCCTGGTCCAGGCAGACCTCACTAAAACAGCTGAGGGCGAGCCACAGGGCATCAAGACAGGCTTCTATAGCTTCGATAAGACCTTTGGCCGGCTCAGCCCCGGCTACCTGGTTCTGCTCGGCGGCCAGACATCCATGGGAAAATCTGCCCTCGCTCTCAACATCAGCTACAACGCAATCGCCAGCGGCAAGCGGGTCATGTATCTCTCCCTGGAGATGACAGCCAAGGATATCAGCCAGCGGCTCCTTTCCAGGCAGGGCAAGATCAAGGGTTCGGTCTTCCATTCAGATAAAGTCAGCGAGGCCACCCTCAAAAAGGTCGAAGAGTCAATCGACCAGATAGGCGATTACCCCCTCTATATCAGCGACAAGCGAGGGCTGACAGTCGCCGAGATCAAAGCCCAGGCCATCAGGGCCAAAAGCCGGTACGGCCTGGATATGCTGGTTATCGACTACCTCCAGAATATCGACCATGTCGAAAGGGGCAATATTGCCATCTCAGTCGGCGAGACAGTCAAGGCACTAAGAGACTTTGCCGGAGATTTAGAGATCCCGATCCTGCTCTTATCCCAGGTCAACCGTCAGGTAGATGGCCGCCCGGAGATGAGCCACCTCCGGAATTCAGGAGTTTCAGAGGAATCAGCCGATATCGTCATGTTTATTTACAGGAGCGACTATAAGGAGGAGACCAGGCTCCAGCATTCCCGGGAGGTCCAGGAGGCCGAGCTGATCATAGCCAAGGGCCGGACCAGAGGCGTCGGCTATATCCCCCTATACTGGTATCCCAACTACCAGCTCTTTAGGGACAAGCACGAGGTAGATGCCGAAGAAAAATACAGACAGTCAATCTCCTAG
- a CDS encoding lipopolysaccharide biosynthesis protein — protein sequence MSRNLKDNTVQGVNWSFLKVLTTNVSQFLVGIVLARLIAPDKFGLIGMAMIFISFGNIFSTFGIKQAIVQKKNLLKEDIATGVLLSLILGLLIYLITYFLAPLIALFFNEDIVTNLVRFLGLTFPVKGLTAVGLGLLMREFDFKKVFIVSFTSYIFGYGAVTVPLAFFDYGVWALAIGSLSQATLQTLIVLFITRNKVSIGFNLQSAKDLLFFGGGVSGVSIFNSISGKVDYLIVGRFMSANHVGLYTKAFNLMRVPLIAFSHVLGNVLLTSYSSMQDDKDLLRRSYYKSIEIINLLSFPLLTGMAISSYYIIVGLYGVEWVGAVQAFRILCFAAFFKVTLHSSGSVAKSQGYVYAEALRQMFYAIIITVGVLIGAQFNLITVSIAIVIGSLSFAIMMFRLCLDIVDGEWIDLLKASKGGIVLSIPVALSNFITIYIFDLYGAPYNYTIGLFILILVSAISLFMGVILIPSKYKGKGLKWIFNLYGKYLPDKINDIILGFL from the coding sequence ATGTCAAGAAATTTAAAAGATAATACGGTACAAGGAGTAAACTGGAGTTTTCTAAAAGTACTTACTACAAATGTTTCACAATTTTTGGTTGGAATTGTTTTAGCCAGATTAATTGCTCCAGATAAGTTTGGACTTATAGGTATGGCAATGATATTTATAAGTTTTGGAAATATATTTTCAACTTTTGGTATTAAACAGGCAATAGTTCAAAAGAAAAATTTACTAAAAGAAGACATAGCTACTGGTGTATTATTGTCTTTAATACTAGGGCTATTAATATATTTAATTACATATTTTTTAGCGCCATTGATAGCATTATTCTTTAATGAAGATATTGTTACAAATTTAGTCAGATTTTTAGGTTTGACATTTCCGGTAAAAGGATTAACTGCTGTTGGTTTGGGTTTATTAATGAGAGAATTCGATTTTAAAAAAGTATTTATAGTTTCTTTTACTTCATATATATTTGGTTATGGAGCGGTTACCGTTCCTTTAGCTTTTTTTGATTATGGTGTCTGGGCACTAGCAATTGGAAGTTTATCTCAGGCAACATTACAGACTTTAATAGTATTGTTTATCACTAGAAATAAAGTCTCTATAGGTTTTAATCTTCAGTCAGCTAAAGATTTATTATTTTTTGGAGGCGGAGTATCAGGAGTTAGCATTTTTAACTCAATATCTGGAAAAGTAGATTACTTAATAGTGGGTAGGTTTATGTCAGCAAATCATGTAGGTTTATATACAAAGGCTTTTAATTTAATGCGAGTTCCTTTAATAGCCTTTTCTCATGTTTTAGGAAATGTTTTATTGACATCATATAGTTCAATGCAAGATGATAAAGATCTTTTAAGAAGGTCTTATTATAAATCAATTGAAATTATTAATTTATTATCATTTCCACTATTAACAGGGATGGCAATAAGTTCTTATTATATCATTGTTGGACTTTATGGGGTTGAATGGGTAGGAGCTGTTCAGGCTTTTAGAATTTTATGTTTTGCCGCATTCTTTAAAGTAACTTTACATTCATCTGGAAGTGTAGCTAAGTCGCAGGGATATGTTTATGCTGAGGCATTAAGGCAGATGTTTTACGCCATAATAATAACTGTCGGTGTTTTAATTGGAGCTCAATTCAACTTGATAACAGTAAGTATTGCAATTGTAATTGGTTCATTAAGCTTTGCAATAATGATGTTTAGGTTATGCTTAGATATAGTCGATGGTGAATGGATTGATTTATTAAAAGCCAGTAAAGGTGGTATTGTCTTAAGTATACCAGTTGCTTTATCAAATTTTATTACTATATATATATTTGATTTATATGGCGCTCCTTATAATTATACTATTGGATTGTTTATATTAATTTTAGTTTCTGCAATATCATTATTTATGGGAGTTATATTAATACCAAGTAAATATAAAGGTAAAGGTTTGAAATGGATTTTTAATTTATATGGGAAATATTTACCTGATAAAATTAATGATATAATTTTAGGGTTTTTATAA
- a CDS encoding ATP-grasp fold amidoligase family protein translates to MKQFIKNFIKKYDFLYSAYNKIRNKYIRCIYIPLEKSTNYKNEKKVFENKHGYKLNLKDPKTFNEKVVWKKLYNRNKLLTITQDKFLYRKYIKDKLGSKKANDILVPLIHSTKEPESISFNSLPDEYIIKPNNAAGRYFIKRKEDKINKETIIKNCKEWLSKVYGIKLHEWAYKDIEPRILIEKLITDENGSIADDYKFFCYNGKCKFVQVISNRHVDEKRSIYTSDWEFLDIKYKGYRSVPGVIKPKNYNKMIEIAEVLSKDFNFVRIDMYNINGNIFFGEFTHYPVSGHGKIEPVDYDYEFGKYWDINKDEARK, encoded by the coding sequence TTGAAGCAATTTATTAAAAATTTCATAAAAAAGTATGATTTCCTTTACAGTGCATATAATAAAATTAGAAACAAATATATAAGATGCATTTATATACCATTAGAAAAATCAACGAATTATAAAAATGAAAAAAAAGTCTTTGAAAATAAACATGGATATAAATTAAATTTAAAAGATCCCAAAACATTTAATGAAAAAGTGGTTTGGAAAAAACTATATAATCGAAACAAATTATTGACTATTACGCAAGATAAATTTCTTTACAGAAAATATATTAAAGATAAATTAGGGTCTAAAAAGGCTAATGATATATTAGTGCCATTGATTCATAGTACTAAAGAACCTGAAAGTATTTCATTTAATTCTTTGCCTGATGAATATATTATAAAACCTAATAATGCAGCTGGTAGATATTTTATTAAAAGAAAAGAAGATAAAATAAACAAAGAAACAATTATAAAAAATTGTAAAGAATGGCTTAGCAAAGTGTATGGTATAAAACTGCATGAATGGGCTTATAAAGATATTGAACCTAGAATTCTAATTGAAAAATTAATAACTGATGAAAATGGGTCGATTGCTGATGATTATAAATTCTTTTGTTATAATGGGAAATGTAAATTTGTTCAAGTGATTTCAAATAGACATGTTGATGAAAAGCGTTCAATATATACATCTGATTGGGAATTTTTAGATATTAAATATAAAGGATATAGATCTGTACCTGGAGTAATAAAACCTAAAAATTATAATAAAATGATTGAAATTGCTGAAGTTTTATCTAAAGATTTTAATTTTGTTAGGATTGATATGTATAATATTAATGGTAACATCTTTTTTGGAGAATTTACACATTATCCAGTTTCAGGTCATGGGAAAATAGAGCCTGTTGATTATGATTATGAGTTTGGTAAGTATTGGGATATAAATAAAGATGAAGCAAGAAAGTAA
- a CDS encoding glycosyltransferase, translated as MIKKKICIISTGLGFGGAEMMLYRLLKNINKDKYEFLVISLLDRPGDLEEKIRDLGIETINLNINNKIQFYRLIKLYRIIKDYNPNILHTQLFHANIAGRIFGKLAGVPYIISSIRNNKFKNNLRYKAMALTDKLADVTTVVSGNAADDMINAGALSEERAKVLYNGLDVEEFLSSINTDNLEDELKLEKEVPTIISVGSLTEQKGYDVLLDSLHTLDDKEYNFNYIIAGEGNKREFIEPKISDYNLSEKVKLLGRRDDVASLLSISDIFVLSSKWEGLPGVVIEAMAVGLPVIATDVGGVNEIIDDGEDGFVVQPNDPEEIANKIIEVLSLSEKEKDLLSENARNKINNKFHVDIMVKNYEDLYDSFK; from the coding sequence ATGATTAAAAAGAAAATATGTATTATTAGTACAGGATTAGGTTTTGGTGGAGCTGAGATGATGCTTTATAGACTATTAAAAAATATAAATAAAGATAAGTATGAGTTTTTAGTTATATCCTTACTTGATCGTCCTGGAGACTTAGAGGAGAAAATAAGAGATTTAGGAATTGAAACTATTAACTTAAATATTAATAACAAAATTCAGTTTTATAGATTAATTAAATTATATAGAATTATAAAAGATTATAATCCAAATATTTTACATACTCAGCTGTTTCATGCTAATATTGCTGGCAGGATTTTTGGCAAACTAGCAGGGGTACCATATATAATATCTAGTATAAGAAACAACAAATTTAAAAATAATTTAAGATATAAAGCGATGGCATTAACTGATAAACTTGCTGATGTCACAACAGTCGTAAGTGGGAATGCTGCTGATGATATGATAAATGCTGGGGCTTTATCTGAAGAAAGAGCAAAAGTATTATATAATGGGCTTGATGTTGAAGAATTTTTAAGTTCAATTAATACTGATAATTTGGAAGATGAATTAAAATTGGAAAAAGAAGTGCCTACTATAATTTCTGTGGGGAGCTTGACTGAACAAAAGGGTTATGATGTTTTATTGGATTCTTTACATACCTTAGATGATAAAGAGTATAATTTTAATTATATAATAGCCGGAGAAGGTAATAAGAGAGAGTTCATTGAGCCAAAGATATCAGATTATAATTTATCTGAAAAAGTCAAATTATTAGGGAGAAGAGATGATGTTGCCAGTTTATTATCAATATCAGATATCTTTGTTTTATCTTCAAAATGGGAAGGCTTGCCTGGTGTTGTAATAGAGGCCATGGCTGTAGGGTTGCCTGTAATAGCAACTGATGTTGGTGGAGTTAATGAAATTATTGATGATGGGGAAGATGGGTTCGTTGTTCAACCTAATGATCCAGAAGAAATTGCTAATAAAATTATTGAAGTTTTGAGTCTGTCTGAAAAAGAAAAAGATTTATTAAGTGAAAATGCAAGAAATAAGATAAATAATAAGTTTCATGTAGATATAATGGTTAAGAATTATGAAGATTTATATGATTCATTTAAGTAA
- a CDS encoding helix-turn-helix domain-containing protein, with amino-acid sequence MTTKTETKPAERETKPHINPFVQIDSRVARDPKIPATQKALYLVLKSYSWQDGHCYPSQETLASDLNFSDRTIRTWLKDLEKYGLIKIVHQGMNEPNIYYLKDINSIYKETDRKSQVSENKTDRKPQVKPTGSGFPPTNKHLTNTQYICQPEAANQNQETPPADSRTESESHQGPESPPASTGPSADQQSSTGLDQAPAEPGAPQDPAGSSAAGSATEQESPPASPDPSAARQIKKARKIPGKRGYKYPAQFEEFWQAYPRSNGKRPAYLKWEKLVINKKTPPEEILEAAANYRDLCQLEGRRQKFMLHPRTFLGPSDHWVDYLNSELEATGQLATLEAARKRNQGQAGRSSGKAGQKARKPGQQSTRPASPAGAKSRRNTNSTSKSRARAATSAFSLPPVRAMPADLAREIDQELIEIIKSKNQSNNKNQSKTPKGAK; translated from the coding sequence ATGACAACAAAAACAGAGACCAAACCAGCAGAAAGAGAGACAAAACCACATATCAACCCGTTTGTACAAATAGACAGTAGAGTGGCCAGAGACCCGAAGATTCCGGCAACACAGAAGGCCCTCTATCTCGTCCTTAAAAGCTACAGCTGGCAGGATGGCCACTGCTATCCCAGCCAGGAGACCCTGGCCAGTGATCTAAATTTTAGCGACAGGACAATTAGAACCTGGCTTAAAGATTTAGAAAAATATGGCCTGATAAAAATCGTCCATCAGGGGATGAATGAACCAAATATCTATTATCTAAAAGATATAAACTCGATTTACAAAGAAACCGACCGGAAATCTCAGGTAAGTGAAAATAAAACCGACCGGAAACCACAGGTAAAACCGACCGGAAGCGGGTTTCCCCCTACTAATAAGCACTTGACTAATACTCAGTATATATGCCAGCCAGAGGCTGCAAATCAAAACCAGGAGACCCCGCCGGCAGACTCTCGCACCGAATCAGAATCACACCAGGGGCCAGAATCACCGCCGGCCTCAACAGGCCCATCAGCGGACCAGCAGTCATCGACGGGCCTGGACCAGGCCCCAGCAGAACCAGGAGCACCACAGGATCCAGCAGGATCATCAGCGGCCGGATCAGCAACAGAACAAGAATCACCGCCGGCCTCACCAGACCCATCAGCGGCCCGGCAGATCAAAAAAGCCAGGAAGATCCCTGGCAAAAGAGGCTACAAATACCCGGCCCAGTTCGAAGAGTTCTGGCAGGCCTATCCCAGGTCCAACGGCAAGCGGCCAGCCTATTTAAAATGGGAGAAGCTGGTCATCAACAAAAAGACACCGCCAGAGGAGATCCTGGAGGCAGCAGCCAATTACCGGGACCTCTGCCAGCTAGAGGGCAGGAGGCAGAAATTCATGCTCCACCCCAGGACCTTCCTGGGCCCGTCAGACCACTGGGTCGATTATCTCAACTCCGAGCTGGAGGCAACAGGCCAGCTGGCAACCCTGGAGGCCGCCAGAAAGAGGAATCAGGGCCAGGCAGGCCGGTCTTCAGGCAAGGCAGGCCAGAAAGCAAGAAAGCCAGGCCAGCAATCAACCAGGCCAGCCAGCCCGGCCGGAGCTAAGAGCCGCCGCAACACCAACAGCACCTCAAAGAGCAGGGCCAGGGCAGCAACTTCAGCCTTCAGCCTGCCGCCAGTCAGGGCCATGCCGGCAGACTTAGCCAGGGAGATCGACCAGGAACTAATCGAAATCATAAAAAGCAAAAACCAGAGCAACAACAAAAATCAGAGCAAGACGCCGAAAGGGGCAAAATAA
- a CDS encoding glycosyltransferase family 2 protein, with product MKEEPLVSVIIPTYKRPGMLGKAIDSVLNQTYDNIEIIIVDDNDDNEYRIDTEEFMADYLSEYDNIRYIKHEKNKGACAARNTGIRKSKGKYITFLDDDDRYYRDKVKKQVKALNKSKCKVVFCAHKKFYISKTKDIISSIQKPFLPEFKKEKLFYKNILGPTSVIMIDSSVFEKINYFDEKLKSRQDLDLYIRLSQYFDFEFIEEPLVKMYIHDNERISNNTKGKIDAHEYFYNKYHKEINENNKIRSSYLKLLGDLYYQNNDYVNCRKNYIASWKYNKMNIKSLILYLTVLINPNFRNYITNVNKTINDKLK from the coding sequence ATGAAAGAAGAACCTTTGGTAAGTGTAATAATTCCTACATATAAAAGGCCTGGTATGCTTGGTAAGGCTATTGATAGTGTTTTGAATCAGACTTATGATAATATTGAAATTATTATTGTTGATGACAACGATGACAATGAGTATAGAATTGATACTGAGGAGTTTATGGCAGATTATTTAAGCGAATATGATAATATTAGGTATATTAAACATGAAAAAAATAAGGGTGCTTGTGCTGCTAGAAACACTGGAATAAGAAAGTCTAAAGGTAAATATATTACTTTTTTAGATGATGATGATCGTTATTATAGAGATAAAGTTAAAAAACAGGTTAAAGCATTAAATAAATCAAAGTGTAAAGTTGTATTTTGTGCTCATAAAAAATTTTATATAAGTAAAACCAAGGATATTATTTCATCAATTCAAAAACCTTTTTTACCGGAGTTTAAAAAAGAAAAATTGTTTTATAAAAATATTTTAGGTCCAACATCTGTAATAATGATTGATTCTTCTGTTTTTGAAAAAATAAATTATTTTGATGAAAAATTAAAATCAAGACAGGATTTGGATTTATATATTAGATTATCTCAATATTTTGATTTTGAGTTTATTGAAGAACCTCTAGTGAAGATGTATATACATGATAATGAAAGAATTTCAAATAATACCAAAGGTAAAATTGATGCACATGAATATTTTTATAATAAATATCATAAAGAGATCAATGAAAACAATAAAATTAGAAGTTCTTATTTGAAATTACTAGGTGATTTATATTATCAAAATAATGATTATGTAAATTGCAGAAAAAATTATATCGCATCTTGGAAATATAATAAAATGAATATAAAGTCATTGATATTGTATTTAACAGTTTTAATAAATCCTAATTTTAGAAATTATATAACTAATGTAAATAAAACAATTAATGATAAGTTAAAATGA
- a CDS encoding aspartate/glutamate racemase family protein translates to MNSNLLFGIVGGMGPESTNNLYKKIIENTPAKYDQEHIELLIYSNPKIPDRTKSIINNNSDAYNYLFSSCEKLVEAGVDYIAIACNTAHYYIEDLNNSFNTPFINMVEDTVKNLSQRLNENNKAILLGTRGTIESKIYQRFLERDNINYKAPHNEHINSLMDIIYSIKSKTYKNKKDFINIINEILNDLNYCKNDIVIPGCTELSLIFDQIEIHNIKYIIPEDILVKKIIKIHKKVGNKIEAIY, encoded by the coding sequence ATGAATTCTAATTTACTTTTTGGAATAGTTGGTGGTATGGGACCAGAATCTACTAATAATCTGTATAAAAAAATTATAGAAAATACACCAGCAAAATATGATCAAGAGCATATAGAATTATTGATTTATAGTAATCCTAAAATACCTGATAGAACTAAATCTATTATTAATAATAACTCTGATGCATATAATTATTTATTTAGTTCCTGTGAAAAATTAGTTGAAGCAGGGGTTGATTATATTGCGATAGCTTGTAATACAGCACATTATTATATAGAGGATTTAAATAATTCATTTAATACACCTTTCATTAATATGGTTGAAGATACTGTAAAGAATCTATCTCAACGATTAAATGAAAATAATAAGGCAATATTATTAGGAACTAGAGGAACAATAGAATCAAAAATTTATCAAAGGTTTTTAGAAAGAGATAATATTAACTATAAAGCTCCTCATAACGAACATATAAACAGTTTAATGGATATAATTTATTCAATAAAAAGTAAAACTTATAAAAACAAGAAGGATTTCATTAATATAATAAATGAGATATTAAATGATTTAAATTATTGTAAAAATGATATAGTTATTCCAGGGTGCACAGAACTATCATTAATTTTTGATCAAATAGAAATTCATAATATAAAATACATAATTCCAGAGGATATTTTAGTAAAAAAAATTATAAAAATTCATAAAAAGGTTGGGAATAAAATTGAAGCAATTTATTAA
- a CDS encoding glycosyltransferase encodes MKIKIIFFLSNLDGGGAQRAVVNVINNINNNLFDIKLVLLNYHKDQAYSNLIPEFVDIIDLNTRGRYSVFKIKNLIQKENPDICVATLPQVCKAVMIGHLLSNHNSKVIFRESNYRPKKNMSSINFYLMKMTYKYCDYGIALTKKLKDQMINQYNIGHEKVKIIHNPIDLNYIKSQIQNKKIEINKQHFNLVACGSLIKQKNFSMLIKSIKLVKKEDKYNKIKLNILGTGPLKNKLEKLIKENNLINEVSLLGYKENPHKYMAESDLFILSSFYEGMPNVILESMACKTPVLSTDCPTGPKEILGNNKYGWIVPNNDIEAMANKIKYLFENREELIEMKEKSNERIKDFDVLKIAKKYEDLFLSFK; translated from the coding sequence ATGAAAATAAAAATAATATTCTTTCTATCAAATCTTGATGGTGGAGGAGCTCAAAGAGCTGTTGTCAATGTTATAAATAATATTAATAATAACTTATTTGATATAAAACTGGTTTTATTAAATTATCATAAAGATCAAGCTTATTCTAACTTAATACCAGAATTTGTTGATATTATTGATTTAAATACTAGAGGAAGATATTCAGTTTTTAAAATTAAAAATTTAATTCAAAAAGAAAACCCAGATATTTGTGTTGCAACTTTACCTCAAGTTTGTAAAGCGGTTATGATAGGACATTTACTTTCCAATCATAATTCTAAAGTTATTTTTAGAGAATCAAATTATAGACCTAAAAAAAATATGAGTTCAATTAATTTTTACTTAATGAAGATGACATATAAATATTGTGATTATGGAATAGCATTAACTAAAAAATTAAAAGATCAGATGATTAATCAATATAATATAGGTCATGAGAAAGTAAAAATAATTCATAATCCTATTGATTTAAATTATATTAAATCACAAATTCAAAATAAAAAAATAGAAATCAATAAACAACACTTTAATTTAGTAGCTTGTGGTAGTTTAATCAAACAAAAAAATTTTTCAATGTTAATTAAGTCAATAAAACTAGTAAAAAAAGAAGATAAATATAATAAAATTAAATTAAATATTTTAGGAACTGGTCCATTAAAAAATAAGTTAGAAAAATTAATTAAAGAAAATAATTTGATAAATGAAGTGAGTTTATTAGGATATAAAGAAAATCCACATAAATATATGGCAGAATCTGATTTGTTTATTTTATCTTCATTTTATGAAGGTATGCCTAATGTTATATTAGAATCTATGGCTTGCAAAACTCCTGTTTTATCAACGGATTGCCCAACAGGACCAAAAGAAATTTTAGGAAATAATAAATACGGGTGGATAGTTCCTAATAATGATATTGAAGCTATGGCGAACAAAATTAAATATTTATTTGAGAATAGAGAAGAATTAATAGAAATGAAGGAAAAATCAAATGAGAGGATTAAAGACTTTGATGTATTGAAAATAGCAAAAAAATATGAAGACTTATTTTTGAGTTTTAAGTAA